Genomic segment of uncultured Flavobacterium sp.:
GACCCTGCCTTTAAAATGTATAATTGCCAGTACTCCAAAAGCTATTAAAATAACCGCGTACGGTTCTAAAACGAGAGTCAATACAAATAAAAGAATAGTGATAAAACCAGTCCAAACATACCAAGATGGTAATCCTTCTCTGTACAATACAATTATAAATATACTGTAGATTAGGGCACTTCCCGGATCCGGTTGCGGCAAAATCAATAATACAGGCAAAAATACAATAGCCAAAGCCTGAATTTGCCTGTTTGTTTCTTTTAAATTAATTTGAGTGTCACTTAAATATTTGGCTAATGCCAATGATGTAGCGGCTTTTGCAAACTCAGATGGTTGCAAAGTAAAGCCTCCAATGGCGTACCAACATCTTTGACCGGCAATGGTTTTTCCAAATAGAAATAATCCAGCAAGAGATAGTAAAGCAACTCCAAAAATTATAGTGGCGTATTTCTCGTAAAATTTTCCATCAACAAAAAGTACGACAAAAATTAGAGGAATAGTACAGCCAATAAAAATTAATTGTTTTTGGTAAGTTCCTTCTGTCGATAATAATGATGATGAATAGATATTTAGCCACCCTAATATCACCAACGAAATGTAGATAAAAACGCTTATCCAGTCAATGTTATTTTTTACACTTTGATTTTTCATTTGAAATAATCTTTGTTAGTTTTCTTTAGTGGTGTCTATGGGTATGTTTTTAATTTCTACTTTCGGCTTTACGATTTTGGCTTTCATAACAGAATCCTTTGGAGTAGATTCAATTGCGCTGGCTTCATTCATTCCTCCTAATTTTGCATATTCACTCGCTAAACTTTTGTTTAGAACACGAGTTTCTAAATCGGTTCTTGTGATTTTATGTCTTAGATATT
This window contains:
- the rodA gene encoding rod shape-determining protein RodA, with product MKNQSVKNNIDWISVFIYISLVILGWLNIYSSSLLSTEGTYQKQLIFIGCTIPLIFVVLFVDGKFYEKYATIIFGVALLSLAGLFLFGKTIAGQRCWYAIGGFTLQPSEFAKAATSLALAKYLSDTQINLKETNRQIQALAIVFLPVLLILPQPDPGSALIYSIFIIVLYREGLPSWYVWTGFITILLFVLTLVLEPYAVILIAFGVLAIIHFKGRVVDRNIILSGILLAVISAFVLSVDYVFDHIFKQHHRDRFNILLGKTVDMKGIGYNTNQSEIAIGSGGWIGKGFLEGTQTKGGFVPEQHTDYIFTTVGEEWGFVGSLVVISLFVGLFLRVIYLAERQKTKFSRVYGYCVAGILFIHFFVNIAMVIGIFPTIGVPLPFFSYGGSGLWGFTILLFIFLKMDANKVNEW